In Hippoglossus stenolepis isolate QCI-W04-F060 chromosome 13, HSTE1.2, whole genome shotgun sequence, a single genomic region encodes these proteins:
- the LOC118120556 gene encoding claudin-14, whose translation MASMAVQLLGFFLGLLGFVGTVAATLLPHWRSTAYVGSNIITATAYMKGLWMECVWHSTGIYQCEVYRSLLALPQDLQAARALMVLSCITSVLASLLSVMGMKCTRFARGSLIKSPLAMSGGICFLCAGVLCLVTVSWTTNDIIMDFYDPFLPSGLKYEIGLAVYLGYASACLSLSGGLVLCWSSCGDRSRSPPRIQRSHPSSPPPAFNHIYPPSPPYKPPEALKDNRTPSICSLSSNGYRLNNYV comes from the exons ATGGCCAGCATGGCGGTTCAGCTCCTCGGCTTCTTCTTGGGCCTGCTGGGGTTTGTTGGAACCGTGGCTGCGACTCTGCTTCCCCATTGGCGCAGCACAGCCTATGTGGGCTCCAACATCATCACAGCCACCGCCTACATGAAAGGCCTGtggatggagtgtgtgtggcaCAGCACTGGCATTTATCAATGTGAGGTGTATAGATCTCTGCTGGCACTGCCACAGGACCTGCAG GCTGCCCGGGCCCTCATGGTGCTCTCCTGCATCACCTCAGTCCTGGCATCCCTGTTGTCTGTGATGGGGATGAAGTGTACCCGCTTCGCACGTGGCTCCCTGATCAAGTCTCCGCTGGCGATGAGCGGAGGGAtatgtttcctctgtgcaggTGTCCTCTGTCTAGTCACCGTATCCTGGACCACCAATGATATCATAATGGACTTCTACGACCCCTTCCTCCCCAGTGGGCTGAAGTATGAGATCGGCCTGGCCGTGTACCTCGGATACGCCTCAGCCTGCCTCAGTCTGAGCGGAGGGCTGGTGCTGTGCTGGAGCAGCTGTGGTGACAGGTCACGGAGTCCACCTCGTATTCAGAGGAGTCACCCATCATCGCCTCCCCCTGCCTTCAACCACATATACCCCCCTTCTCCACCATACAAGCCCCCTGAGGCCTTGAAGGACAATCGTACTCCATCAATTTGCTCCCTTTCCAGTAATGGATACAGGCTCAATAACTATGTCTGA
- the LOC118120554 gene encoding high-affinity choline transporter 1 produces the protein MAIHAEGLVAIVIFYMLILVVGIWAAWKNKNSGVGAGGERSESIMVGGRDIGLFVGGFTMTATWVGGGYINGTAEYVYLPDYGLAWAQAPFGYALSLVVGGLFFAKPMRSRGYVTMLDPFQQIYGKRMGGLLFIPALMGEIFWSAAILSALGATLSVIVDININMSVVISALIAIFYTLVGGLYSVAYTDVVQLFCIFLGLWISVPFALSHPAVSDITVSAKEAIYQSPWLGKIDPEDKWLWADNFCLLMLGGIPWQVYFQRVLSASSATYAQVLSFLAAFGCLVMAVPSVLIGAIGASTDWNQTTYGSLAPKDKDESDMILPIVLQHLCPSYVSFFGLGAVSAAVMSSADSSILSASSMFARNIYQLAFRQSASDREIVWVMRLTIFVFGALATAMALLTGSVYGLWYLSSDLVYVIIFPQLLSVLFVKGTNTYGSVAGYVFGMLLRIGGGEPYLKLPPFIFYPGWVTQTKVHHLTGDVEYFVQQRFPFKTMSMSASFLANVGFSYLTKYLFESGMWSHKYDFLDAVVSKHSKEIMDKATLVSNHDNIILSEMAPVKQALGASLAGTFINTEVLSDDGVSSPEDFHNEK, from the exons ATGGCCATCCACGCCGAGGGTCTCGTGGCTATCGTGATCTTTTATATGCTGATCCTGGTCGTGGGGATCTGGGCCGCGTGGAAGAACAAGAACTCTGGAGTTGGCGCAGGCGGAGAGCGGAGCGAGAGCATCATGGTCGGGGGAAGGGACATCGGATTGTTCGTCGGTGGATTCACCATGACCG CCACTTGGGTGGGTGGGGGCTACATCAACGGGACAGCGGAGTATGTCTACCTGCCAGACTACGGCCTGGCCTGGGCACAGGCACCCTTTGGTTATGCTCTCAGCCTGGTAGTAG GAGGTCTTTTCTTTGCCAAACCCATGCGGTCACGTGGTTACGTCACCATGCTGGATCCCTTCCAGCAGATTTATGGAAAACGGATGGGGGGCCTGCTCTTCATCCCCGCACTGATGGGAGAAATCTTCTGGTCTGCAGCTATTTTATCTGCCCTGG GTGCCACACTGAGCGTGATCGTGGACATCAACATAAATATGTCTGTGGTGATCTCAGCACTGATTGCTATCTTCTACACGCTTGTTGGAGGACTCTACTCTGTCGCATATACAGATGTGGTCCAGCTCTTCTGTATCTTTTTAGGCTTG TGGATAAGCGTGCCTTTTGCCCTGTCCCATCCTGCTGTGTCAGACATCACTGTTTCAGCCAAGGAAGCAATCTACCAGTCACCCTGGCTGGGGAAGATTGATCCCGAGGACAAATGGCTCTGGGCCGACAACTTCTGTTTGCTG atGTTGGGGGGGATTCCCTGGCAGGTCTATTTTCAACGGGTTCTTTCTGCCTCTTCAGCTACCTACGCCCAGGTCCTTTCCTTCCTCGCCGCCTTCGGCTGCTTGGTCATGGCCGTCCCCTCTGTCCTCATAGGAGCTATAGGGGCCTCCACTG ATTGGAACCAAACTACTTACGGTTCCCTCGCTCCGAAGGATAAAGATGAATCAGACATGATCCTTCCCATAGTGCTGCAGCACCTGTGCCCATCCTACGTCTCCTTCTTTGGTCTGGGGGCGGTGTCAGCTGCGGTGATGTCGTCAGCGGACTCATCTATTCTCTCAGCCAGCTCCATGTTTGCCAGGAACATCTATCAGCTCGCATTCCGGCAGTCG GCCTCAGATCGTGAAATTGTTTGGGTCATGCGCCTCACCATCTTTGTATTTGGAGCTCTCGCCACTGCTATGGCATTGTTGACGGGATCGGTATATGGCTTGTGGTACCTCAGTTCCGACCTGGTCTATGTCATCATCTTTCCCCAACTTCTCAGTGTGTTATTTGTCAAGGGCACTAATACCTATGGCTCTGTGGCCGGCTATGTCTTTGGAATGTTGCTGCGCATTGGTGGAGGGGAGCCCTACCTCAAACTCCCCCCCTTCATCTTCTACCCTGGCTGGGTGACCCAGACGAAGGTACACCACCTCACTGGTGACGTTGAGTACTTTGTCCAGCAGAGGTTTCCATTCAAGACCATGTCCATGTCCGCATCCTTCTTGGCGAATGTGGGCTTTTCTTACCTGACAAAGTACCTTTTCGAAAGTGGTATGTGGTCACACAAGTACGACTTCCTGGACGCTGTCGTGTCCAAGCATAGCAAGGAGATCATGGACAAGGCTACGCTGGTAAGCAACCATGACAACATCATCCTTTCAGAGATGGCTCCCGTCAAGCAGGCTCTGGGCGCGTCACTCGCTGGAACCTTCATCAACACTGAGGTCCTCAGTGATGACGGGGTATCCAGTCCCGAGGATTTTCACAATGAAAAATAG
- the LOC118120555 gene encoding F-box only protein 47, with product MVMVKKALRNDSRYTLMYSSQRHRRSVAPARTIRTRSQVVSSSSSLHTLPVEVFNMILDQLTVLEISVFSMVSKEITQCILDYISTAAWKNKMITQRFHHSTCKEQISTIGHYRSLGLLFKRCTLLLPTKERLKFIFKRFSQIPCFMLEQCPIPNCIGFSSCGVLLKTLIAGWDELECHRVFNFLCELTNLLQKVEAVISAKPGVRRYQEVQFRLFCRQVLLDPWLNQPECQFWLTQLLRPWPLVTQAHLLFILYGPQLPEGSLGWQDLLETGLPHTTLWDLAQAILLLLGKLEVKGWSNESMLAILEELIVIPQPWHVENVARLLVLCGSNLCYTVLASKALNGRLQEISRLIVYMILVCEKEGYHMSWAVKLVRQLCNVFNTTPEKFYFIQQLENMFVEVTREFFDFYVTGNHLGDRENFQTLCILMESSARFHTKFLHMLLK from the exons ATGGTCATGGTTAAGAAAGCTTTGAGAAATGACAGCAGGTACACACTGATgtacagcagccagagacacaggaggagcgTTGCCCCGGCCAGAACCATCAGGACCCGCAGCCAGGTGGTCAGCAGCAGTAGCTCCCTCCACACACTCCCAGTGGAGGTGTTCAACATGATCCTGGATCAGCTGACAG tgctGGAGATCAGTGTCTTTAGCATGGTGTCCAAAGAAATCACTCAATGCATCTTGGACTACATCTCCACTGCGGCCTGGAAGAATAAAATGATCACCCAAAGATTTCACCACTCCACCTGCAAGGAGCAGATATCCACTATTGGGCACTACAGAAGTCTGG GTTTATTATTCAAGAGATGTACACTTCTGCTACCAACAAAGGAAAGGTTGAAGTTTATCTTTAAGAGGTTCTCTCAG ATTCCCTGCTTCATGTTAGAGCAGTGTCCAATTCCCAACTGCATCGGTTTCTCCAGCTGTGGTGTCTTGCTCAAG ACACTGATTGCAGGCTGGGATGAGCTGGAGTGCCACAGAGTGTTCAACTTCCTGTGTGAGCTCACAAACCTGCTGCAAAAAGTGGAGGCAGTTATCTCTGCAAAACCAG GGGTGAGGAGGTACCAGGAGGTGCAGTTCCGTCTGTTCTGTCGTCAGGTTCTGTTGGATCCGTGGCTGAACCAGCCAGAGTGTCAGTTCTGGCTAACACAACTTCTGAGGCCTTGGCCCCTGGTCACCCAGGCTCACTTGCTGTTCATCCTCTACGGACCACAGCTGCCTGAGG GTAGTCTGGGTTGGCAGGATCTGTTAGAGACAGGGCTGCCTCACACGACCCTGTGGGACCTGGCCCAGGCCATCCTCCTGCTGTTAGGCAAACTAGAAGTCAAAGGCTGGAGCAACGAATCGATGCTGGCGATCCTGGAGGAGCTCATCG TCATTCCCCAGCCGTGGCATGTGGAAAACGTGGCTCGTCTCTTGGTACTGTGCGGCAGCAATCTCTGCTACACCGTCCTGGCCAGCAAGGCCCTGAACGGACGCCTCCAGGAGATCTCCAGACTCATCGTCTACATGATACTG GTGTGTGAGAAGGAGGGCTACCACATGAGCTGGGCGGTGAAGTTGGTACGACAGCTTTGTAACGTCTTTAACACCACTCCTGAAAAGTTCTACTTCATCCAACAACTGGAGAACATGTTTGTAGAAGTCACCAGGGAGTTCTTTGATTTTTATGTCACAG GGAACCACCTTGGAGACAGGGAGAATTTCCAGACGCTGTGTATCCTCATGGAGTCCAGCGCTCGCTTCCACACCAAATTCCTCCACATGCTGCTGAAATAG
- the LOC118120557 gene encoding ADP-ribosylation factor-like protein 6 isoform X1, protein MGLLDKLSGWLGLKKKEVNVLCLGLDNSGKTTIINQLKPANRSNHVGPLSEEWKHVSQTQAQEIVPTIGFNIEKFKSSSLSFTVFDMSGQSRYRNLWEHYYKESHAIIFVIDSGDKLRMVVAKEELDILLNHEDIRSKKIPVLFFANKTDLRDAMSSVKVSQMLSLENIQDKPWHICASNAIKGEGLQEGLDWLQEQIAQSHQNNEQMND, encoded by the exons ATGGGGCTGCTGGATAAACTGTCGGGCTGGCTCGGCCTGAAGAAGAAAGAGGTCAACGTTTTGTGTTTGGGGCTGGACAACAGCGGCAAGACCACCATCATCAACCAACTGAAGCCGGCGAAT CGTTCGAATCATGTAGGCCCATTGTCAGAGGAGTGGAAACATGTTAGTCAG acCCAGGCACAAGAAATAGTCCCAACAATTGGCTTCAACATTGAAAAGTTCAAGAGTTCAAG CCTGTCGTTCACAGTGTTTGATATGTCCGGGCAGAGCAGATACAGAAACCTGTGGGAGCATTACTACAA AGAGAGTCACGCCATCATCTTTGTCATCGACAGCGGAGACAAACTGAGGATGGTCGTTGCCAAAGAGGAGCTCGATATTCTTCTTAACCACGAGG ATATCCGCAGCAAAAAGATACCAGTGTTGTTCTTTGCTAACAAGACGGACCTGCGGGACGCCATGTCTTCTGTCAAGGTCTCACAGATGTTGTCGTTGGAGAACATCCAAGACAAACCCTGGCACATCTG tgCCAGCAACGCTATCAAGGGAGAGGGCCTCCAGGAAGGGCTGGACTGGCTGCAAG AGCAAATTGCACA aTCACATCAAAACAATGAACAAATGAACGACTGA
- the LOC118120557 gene encoding ADP-ribosylation factor-like protein 6 isoform X2 gives MGLLDKLSGWLGLKKKEVNVLCLGLDNSGKTTIINQLKPANRSNHVGPLSEEWKHVSQTQAQEIVPTIGFNIEKFKSSSLSFTVFDMSGQSRYRNLWEHYYKESHAIIFVIDSGDKLRMVVAKEELDILLNHEDIRSKKIPVLFFANKTDLRDAMSSVKVSQMLSLENIQDKPWHICASNAIKGEGLQEGLDWLQDHIKTMNK, from the exons ATGGGGCTGCTGGATAAACTGTCGGGCTGGCTCGGCCTGAAGAAGAAAGAGGTCAACGTTTTGTGTTTGGGGCTGGACAACAGCGGCAAGACCACCATCATCAACCAACTGAAGCCGGCGAAT CGTTCGAATCATGTAGGCCCATTGTCAGAGGAGTGGAAACATGTTAGTCAG acCCAGGCACAAGAAATAGTCCCAACAATTGGCTTCAACATTGAAAAGTTCAAGAGTTCAAG CCTGTCGTTCACAGTGTTTGATATGTCCGGGCAGAGCAGATACAGAAACCTGTGGGAGCATTACTACAA AGAGAGTCACGCCATCATCTTTGTCATCGACAGCGGAGACAAACTGAGGATGGTCGTTGCCAAAGAGGAGCTCGATATTCTTCTTAACCACGAGG ATATCCGCAGCAAAAAGATACCAGTGTTGTTCTTTGCTAACAAGACGGACCTGCGGGACGCCATGTCTTCTGTCAAGGTCTCACAGATGTTGTCGTTGGAGAACATCCAAGACAAACCCTGGCACATCTG tgCCAGCAACGCTATCAAGGGAGAGGGCCTCCAGGAAGGGCTGGACTGGCTGCAAG aTCACATCAAAACAATGAACAAATGA
- the LOC118120557 gene encoding ADP-ribosylation factor-like protein 6 isoform X3, protein MGLLDKLSGWLGLKKKEVNVLCLGLDNSGKTTIINQLKPANTQAQEIVPTIGFNIEKFKSSSLSFTVFDMSGQSRYRNLWEHYYKESHAIIFVIDSGDKLRMVVAKEELDILLNHEDIRSKKIPVLFFANKTDLRDAMSSVKVSQMLSLENIQDKPWHICASNAIKGEGLQEGLDWLQEQIAQSHQNNEQMND, encoded by the exons ATGGGGCTGCTGGATAAACTGTCGGGCTGGCTCGGCCTGAAGAAGAAAGAGGTCAACGTTTTGTGTTTGGGGCTGGACAACAGCGGCAAGACCACCATCATCAACCAACTGAAGCCGGCGAAT acCCAGGCACAAGAAATAGTCCCAACAATTGGCTTCAACATTGAAAAGTTCAAGAGTTCAAG CCTGTCGTTCACAGTGTTTGATATGTCCGGGCAGAGCAGATACAGAAACCTGTGGGAGCATTACTACAA AGAGAGTCACGCCATCATCTTTGTCATCGACAGCGGAGACAAACTGAGGATGGTCGTTGCCAAAGAGGAGCTCGATATTCTTCTTAACCACGAGG ATATCCGCAGCAAAAAGATACCAGTGTTGTTCTTTGCTAACAAGACGGACCTGCGGGACGCCATGTCTTCTGTCAAGGTCTCACAGATGTTGTCGTTGGAGAACATCCAAGACAAACCCTGGCACATCTG tgCCAGCAACGCTATCAAGGGAGAGGGCCTCCAGGAAGGGCTGGACTGGCTGCAAG AGCAAATTGCACA aTCACATCAAAACAATGAACAAATGAACGACTGA
- the LOC118120557 gene encoding ADP-ribosylation factor-like protein 6 isoform X4 produces MGLLDKLSGWLGLKKKEVNVLCLGLDNSGKTTIINQLKPANTQAQEIVPTIGFNIEKFKSSSLSFTVFDMSGQSRYRNLWEHYYKESHAIIFVIDSGDKLRMVVAKEELDILLNHEDIRSKKIPVLFFANKTDLRDAMSSVKVSQMLSLENIQDKPWHICASNAIKGEGLQEGLDWLQDHIKTMNK; encoded by the exons ATGGGGCTGCTGGATAAACTGTCGGGCTGGCTCGGCCTGAAGAAGAAAGAGGTCAACGTTTTGTGTTTGGGGCTGGACAACAGCGGCAAGACCACCATCATCAACCAACTGAAGCCGGCGAAT acCCAGGCACAAGAAATAGTCCCAACAATTGGCTTCAACATTGAAAAGTTCAAGAGTTCAAG CCTGTCGTTCACAGTGTTTGATATGTCCGGGCAGAGCAGATACAGAAACCTGTGGGAGCATTACTACAA AGAGAGTCACGCCATCATCTTTGTCATCGACAGCGGAGACAAACTGAGGATGGTCGTTGCCAAAGAGGAGCTCGATATTCTTCTTAACCACGAGG ATATCCGCAGCAAAAAGATACCAGTGTTGTTCTTTGCTAACAAGACGGACCTGCGGGACGCCATGTCTTCTGTCAAGGTCTCACAGATGTTGTCGTTGGAGAACATCCAAGACAAACCCTGGCACATCTG tgCCAGCAACGCTATCAAGGGAGAGGGCCTCCAGGAAGGGCTGGACTGGCTGCAAG aTCACATCAAAACAATGAACAAATGA